The stretch of DNA TTTTCGATCAGATTCATGCTGCCGCGGTCAAACGGCTGAATGGTAATCGTACTAGAATCTGGTGTATTAATACTTGCCAGAGATTTTAGAGGGGTTGGGGAACCATAGTATTCCACCGACACCCGGTCGAGGAGAGAGGCGTTTGCCCGTCCCGTCCGAATCGTATTAAAAGACCGTTGAGTTGCCTCAATTGTCTTTTGCATATGATTTTCAACATCAGCTAATTTCACAAGATCCTCCTACAATTGTTCCCACCGCTTCTCCCGTAACGGCGCGGTGGATATTGCCCCGCACCGAGAGGTCGAACACAACGATGGGGATGTTGTTGTCTTTGCACAGGGCGATCGCGGTACTATCCATCACCCGCAGATCGTGAGTGAGGACGTGTCCGTAGGTCAGGCTCTGATAACGACGCGCCCCTGGGTTGAGATGGGGATCTGAATCATAGATCCCGTCTACTTTGGTTGCTTTAAAAATTACATTCGCATCAATTTCCGCCGCTCGCAAGGCAGCGGTCGTATCAGTGGTGAAGAAGGGGTTTCCCGATCCAGCCCCAAAAATTACGACCCGTCCTTTTTCTAAGTGGCGAATGGCGCGACGCCGGATGTAAGGCTCCGCTACTTCCTGCATGGCGATCGCTGTTTGGACTCGTGTCGGTACTCCGATTTGCTCCAAGGAGTCTTGCAAGGTCATCGCATTCATCACCGTTGCAATCATCCCGATGTAGTCGGCTGTCGCCCGATCCATCCCAGCCGAAGCTGCCTTGACACCGCGAAAGATATTGCCGCCACCGACGACAATTGCCATCTGAATGCCACTTGCCACGACATCTGCGACTTCCTGCGCGATTTCCTGAACCACCATTGGATCGATTCCATAGCCCAGGTTGCCCATTAAAGCTTCACCGCTCAGCTTTAGTAAAACCCGCCGATAAGTTATCCCCATGCCCAGACTATTGTCTCACTCAAAATACCTCCACCATAAGATAACAGTAGAGGAGTAAGTTTTGTGATATTATCCGCAAATTCAGTTACTAAAGTGTGGAGAGCCTTGAGACTACGTGTTAAGGACGCCAGTTTATCGGGGTGCCTACCGCCTCAGTTGAGGCGGTTGTAATCGCCGTTTTTCCTTGCAGTAAAGAAGCGATCGCATCCCGTAAATAATGCACCTTCACCGCTGCTGGATCTTGGGAATTATCATCAATCCGTCCCCTGTAGCGGAGTATCCCAGAATTATCTAATAAGAAAACCTCTGGCGTTGTCTGTCCCCCAAAGCAACGAGCGACATCCTGTGTGGTATCTCTCAGATAAGGAAAATTTAGACCGTGAGTTGCTACCAAATTTTGCATATTCTCGAAGCTGTCTTCAGGCGACTGAACCGCATCATTGGCGTTGATGCCAATCAGGGTAAATCCCTGGCTTTGGAACTCGCTTTGAATCTGGATTAGCCGACCCATATAGGACTGCACGTATGGGCAATGATTGCACATAAAAACAACGCCCACAGCTCGATACTTTTCTAAATACCGAGCCAGGTGGTGGACTTGATTATCGATTCCCGGTAATTCAAAATCTGGAGCATAACTACCAATAGGAGTGCCGGTCTTTTCCATTACACTCATTTACTTATCCCTGGGTAATTACAACAAAGTACGAGGGGGCTACAGTCGTAAAGAACAAAGCAATTACGGTTTCTATTTGCCTTGGAGGAACGCCTGATAACCGATTAGTTTGTAGACTAATTTTGCAGCAGTAAATTCTGATACTACGGAATCTACAATCGGTGCCAATTCCATGACATCACAACCAATCACTTCGTGATTTTGAAACACTTGCCGCAAAAAAGAGAGTAGGGAGTACCAATTTAATCCACCGGGTTCTGGGGTGCCGACACCAGGTATCAGGGTGGGGTCAATCCCGTCGAGGTCAATGGTGAGGAAAACGCGTCTGGTGGGGATACTTGCGATCGCCCTTTCCATCCAATCCGGTTGCGTTGCAATTTCTCTCGCCCGGAACACCGTCAAATTTTTCTCTTTGATCAAGTCAGCTTCTTCTTTGCAAATGGCGCGGATGCCGATTTGCACAGTTGGCAATCCCATTTCCACAATCCGCCGCATCACGCAAGCATGGTTGTGAATCGAGCCTTCGTACTCATAGCGCAAATCGCCGTGAGCATCTATTTGCACGACCGTAAAGGGTTCATCGGGGTAAGCTTTTTGGTATGCCTCT from Coleofasciculus sp. FACHB-T130 encodes:
- the pyrH gene encoding UMP kinase, with amino-acid sequence MGITYRRVLLKLSGEALMGNLGYGIDPMVVQEIAQEVADVVASGIQMAIVVGGGNIFRGVKAASAGMDRATADYIGMIATVMNAMTLQDSLEQIGVPTRVQTAIAMQEVAEPYIRRRAIRHLEKGRVVIFGAGSGNPFFTTDTTAALRAAEIDANVIFKATKVDGIYDSDPHLNPGARRYQSLTYGHVLTHDLRVMDSTAIALCKDNNIPIVVFDLSVRGNIHRAVTGEAVGTIVGGSCEIS
- a CDS encoding thioredoxin family protein; the encoded protein is MSVMEKTGTPIGSYAPDFELPGIDNQVHHLARYLEKYRAVGVVFMCNHCPYVQSYMGRLIQIQSEFQSQGFTLIGINANDAVQSPEDSFENMQNLVATHGLNFPYLRDTTQDVARCFGGQTTPEVFLLDNSGILRYRGRIDDNSQDPAAVKVHYLRDAIASLLQGKTAITTASTEAVGTPINWRP
- the speB gene encoding agmatinase codes for the protein MTTVQTPTSVLPFLGPDLASTYDAARVVILPIPYEATTTYRNGCENGPDAILEASGQVEYYDEELDWETGKDIGIYTAESIADTRNGRSVSSEEMLQVTRETVSQMIADGKFVIGLGGEHSITTGLVEAYQKAYPDEPFTVVQIDAHGDLRYEYEGSIHNHACVMRRIVEMGLPTVQIGIRAICKEEADLIKEKNLTVFRAREIATQPDWMERAIASIPTRRVFLTIDLDGIDPTLIPGVGTPEPGGLNWYSLLSFLRQVFQNHEVIGCDVMELAPIVDSVVSEFTAAKLVYKLIGYQAFLQGK